In the genome of Sardina pilchardus chromosome 14, fSarPil1.1, whole genome shotgun sequence, the window ATCCACATCTCTTCTCCTTTAGCATTGTGTTGTGTCCCAGCACGTCAGTCAGTCCTTTTGGATGGTAGAGTCTCTTCAAGTTTGAGTAACCTTTTGACCCGGAGGTCGCAAACCCAGGGATCCACTGATGGTACTGAGCAAGAGGAGGTCGCCCCCTGCCCCAACCACTGTCCTGCTATGGGTGGTCAACTCGTGAGAAAGTTCCAGAAGGCACGGTGCATGGCGGTCAGGAAGGAGGCTCAgcgatagcagcagcagcagcatcggtGTCACCTGGGATTCAGCAAGGCACCATCTtctgatgtcacttcctgtagGCAGACACAGGCAAAGGTGAATctattgggtgcctctcatttgtgttttatatatcctcccttccttcctcggtcctcattcTCATTGATCTAGACatagaatgatggggcggcaacaataggatagtctatccagtgctagttatagatcaggggaggaccgagcatcaaggatcgaggagggatgttgagagaggccctaTTGCTCTATCAATCATTCTATCAGAGTCAGACTATGGGTTTATTGTCAAACATGTCTCCACCTACAAGGCATTTGTCTTAAAAATATAACATACTGTGTGTGGAATGACTGCCAGAAATTGATTTCAAATAATATGTTATGGAAATGCCAGTGGTTGAGCTAAAGTCTTACCTGTTGGACCAGATTACACGTCGGCGTCAGGCTGACCATGCTGGCTCAGCCGCTGCTTGGACTTCAGCTCCTTCAGCCACAGTGGTGAGGGGCTGCTCCTGGGGGTcagagaggtcaaaggtcattggACAATATTATATAATGAGATTCTGTCCACATGCTATGTTAATAAGGAATGATATGCAGGCTGATTTCAGAGAGCTCAGAGAATTCTTTAGGATCTTTAGTCTTAGAAGACTTTTTGTGGAAACCATCTTTCGAAAGGTACTAACTGCAAGGCATCAGTAGGAGTGCATGTTGGGTCTCTATGCAGTGCACAGCAGTGCAAGATACATGTGatttctgtttctgttgtgtttgtttgatgttgACCATGAGGGAAATAAATGTATCTATCTAATCCTGTAAATGGATTACTTATAGATTATAAAATCATATAGAAAAAAGCCAAAGTACTGAAATAATCATAAACAGCACGCCATGCTAGCCTGCTAGGGCTAAGCCACACATGGAACTAATCCGCCAGTTGCACCAGGATTACCAGTGCTTTAATGATATGTCCTGAGAGTGGGGTGTTCTCTTACCCTCCCTCCTTTGCTCCCACAGGGGGCGGTACTCGGGGGGAGCGGGCAGCCGGGACGGGGGGTGATGGGGAGGCTCCGTCTTTCGGACTGTCCccatctcctccttctcttccatctcctcctcctcctcctcctcctttttcctcctcctcctccttttcctcctgttGCTGCTTCCCCACTTCGTTTCTTGCTCCCAAACAGACGCGCCTGAGAGAAACGTAAACAATAAAAACTTCTTGATGAATCCACATCAATGAACAACAAATTTCCCCTTTGgggtcaataaagtatctatctatctatctatctatctatctatgaagcAGACTGTGCACTGAATAAGTCTGTTTTTGATCTCATACAACAATGAAACTCAACTGTGAATGAAATATGGAAAAGCATTCTATTACTTTGTGTCTGGACATGCTTTAATTTAGATGACATCACTCTCACATTATGCCATAATAATTACAAGACCAAGATCATAGTTgcaccaggggggtattccaagtaggTTTACCaagaggtttaccacttactctgagtttgTCACTTCACCATTTGGAATACCCTTTCAGAACTTGTCCATAATCTCCACTAttcaccactaggtggcagcatGGCACAACTATCTCAAGCTCAGAGAGCTTTGTAATAATTGTCAGGAAGAGCACACTTCATAGTGTCCTTACAGCTTTTCAACCATTAGAGATGGACATCAAGAATGGTTAACATAATGAGTGATAATAACACAACCAGTTACAATCTTCTTATTTTCAATATTCCATCATTATTCTAAGAAGCAAACACTCACTACCTCACAGACCACAAAACCATCCAAACTCTGCAGGCAATCTGTCTGCATTTTATACCTCCTCCGCTTCAAATGTCATACCAGTTTGACCACTCACAGGTTCCTTTTACCAGCAAGTGTACTTAATGTGGGAAGTACCCTCCTCCAGGTCCACCTGTAGAATGCGGTTCCTAGTTAACGGTAATTAGTTGTTACCTTCAGGGCGGCAGCGTCCATCACTGGCAGGGCGACTCTGTGAGGTTGGGAGGGGGTAGGAGTCGCCTGCTTCTCTCTCGGCTGCTCATCCTCAGAGCTTGACTCCTCCTCTTTAGACAAAGGCACTTTCGCATCTACAAGAGAGAAAGATCTAtgtgttaaaaataaaaatcacaaacactaTTACCAAAAAACATATATAACATGCCTACCTTGACACTAAACAAAAAATGGAACGTCAGTTGCTAACTAGCAATGTAGCATTCTCTCACATCCTCAATAATGTCTAAGCCTTATGTTTTCCAAATAAATGGGTGGAAAAATACAATGGTAGTCAACACAACATTAATAAGCTGGACGATGCTGGACCAAGGTTCTGCCAGCATAGAATGGGAAACAGATTATCATGGACTAACTTTTGTACTATTTTGATCCATTGTTTGTTGCCTGGCCAGAAGTATTAAAATTAACTTTGTTGTTTTAGCTATCTGGATACAAAAATTCAATGCAAAACATGTCCTACATATAACAGACATAGACGGAGAAATAAAAGTATTGAAAACATCAGTGTTTTTACCAGTGCGCACACCTTTTGTTCCTTCCCCACTTCGTCTCTTGCTCCCAAACAGACGAGCCTGAgagaaacataaaaaataacaaactcCCTGATGAGTCCACATCAATGAAGCAGACTGTACACTGAATAAGTCTGTTTTTAGTCTCACACAAGCATGAAGCCCAACTATGAAATGTATGTGAATGAAACGATTAGTTCTTACCTTCAGGGAGGCAGCGTCCATCCCTGGCAGGGCGACTCTGTGAGGTTGGGAGGGGGTAGGAGTCGCCTCTTTCTCTCGAGGTTGCTCATCCTCGGAGCTGGACTCCTCTTTAGACGAAGGCATTTTTCCATCTACAAGAGAGAAAGATCTTTGTGTGAAAAACACCATCACCCTATTACTAAAAACAtgcataacatacagtacattccctGAAACTAAACTAAAGACGGCAATGAAGCATTCTCTCAGAGCCCCAATAATTTGGTTCCCTATCTATACTGGGGAAACCATTATCCAGCAATTAGCATGGTTCCCTGTGTTTTTGGAACAAATAAGGCCTAAACGTTATCATGAAGTAGCCTGACTTCAGAGATATTTCGATCTATTGTTTGTGTGCACTAATAGCCTGGGCAAAAGTCTTACATATGAACTTTGTTGTGTCAGCTATCCAGATGCAAAACATCTCTTGCATGacctacatgtaggctacatagacCAAAAGACAATGTATCAAAAACACCAGCGTAATAGTTTCTACTGTCAATTGAGGAATGTGCCCTGGCTTAAGTTTGCCATGCTGGTTCAACAGGCTTGACTTCCTTTTGATACTCCTTCTAACTTGCACCTTGCCCTAACCACTTCAACCACATTACTCACGGCTAATGGATTGAATTAATCACTGTGTCACTGTCCACTGTCGTTGTCAAAGCAACCAACCTGCGCTGTCACAGAACCTCCAGTCAGGGGCGGAGCCCTCCTCTACCGTCGGCATGGCGGCGCTCTGGCGACTGGCTTTGGGGGGACGTGTTCgtgtgctcctcctcttccccaggTCCACTCTGGAGCGCTGAACCGTGGAGTCCAGCAGAGGCGTCGTGACCTGAAGAACACACATAGAACATCTTTATTTGAGTCCatctgaagaacacacacatagaacatcTTTATTTGAGTCCatctgaagaacacacacatagaacatcTTTATTTGAGTCCacctgaagaacacacacacagaacatcttCATTTGAGTCCACAAGTCACACAGACCGACAAGACAGTCGTACAGTACACTTGGGGTACACTTGGGGTGTAACGGTACACAACCGTTTCACGGTTTGGTTAATTTCCAGTGTGGTACTGCTACTAGCCTATAATTCATTGACAATATTGCTGATGCGGAAAGAGAATGGTATTTTGAAAagatgtcatgtttttttttacattaattGACTAATCTAATCCGCCACTTAAAATATTTATGTGGGAACTCAAatttgagacacacacaaaaaagtctGCTGTTGATTACTGCTGCTTAAGACTGCATTTGGTACATTCGGTAGACAACCTAAACATTTCGGTACCAATGTATGCGTTTACACTTCTAATggactcacgcacacacacacacacacacacacacacacacacacaccaacaactgCATACCACACCCATGCTGCCGGATGTCACACccattcatacaaaaaaaaccccactgtACAGATCAAACATGCTCCATcttatccacacacactgtggctggCAACTCTGAGAGTATCACCtcagggaagggagggagctctggctctggctccgGCTCTGAGGGAAGGTCATTGTCCACCATGTCAGCTTCATCTTCAGCTTCATCTTCAGCCTCAAGTTCAGCCTCAGCTTCAGCCACAGGTTCAGCCTCAGGTTCATCTTCAGTGGCTGTGACCTCAGGCACGA includes:
- the tnks1bp1 gene encoding 182 kDa tankyrase-1-binding protein isoform X3 — protein: MQYLGDKLTTAQAQVTGWVGNVRRSLQGALDVVSGALQQRGPQGAEEAEEVDDDDAGVGGHGRFQRAVMPLRSFASRSRRSLRSLSLRGRQRLSSRKRPANGDAEKLKSAVDESRVQDTDALIPDSETHDDTQEPDNSHTAERAKSPEIVVPEVTATEDEPEAEPVAEAEAELEAEDEAEDEADMVDNDLPSEPEPEPELPPFPEVTTPLLDSTVQRSRVDLGKRRSTRTRPPKASRQSAAMPTVEEGSAPDWRFCDSADGKMPSSKEESSSEDEQPREKEATPTPSQPHRVALPGMDAASLKARLFGSKRRSGEGTKGVRTDAKVPLSKEEESSSEDEQPREKQATPTPSQPHRVALPVMDAAALKARLFGSKKRSGEAATGGKGGGGGKRRRRRRRRWKRRRRWGQSERRSLPITPRPGCPLPPSTAPCGSKGGREQPLTTVAEGAEVQAAAEPAWSA